One window from the genome of Papilio machaon chromosome 6, ilPapMach1.1, whole genome shotgun sequence encodes:
- the LOC106716614 gene encoding uncharacterized protein LOC106716614, which yields MSEIKYKNQILAAIDHLRSRKSRPDINRICKFMLKCYKVAPKDTKADLKRCLKERSIFKVDYKDNVSYRNAAKWRKKSTQSNIMASEIDERKIISSAIATLIYRDQSYLENGIAFDDLIREAAFLSRYTKKQLETIVNKELSSGSLVKLPNGTLALGPAGDPDGDSSDSFKFEYNDSNTKMTSSANSSCRSSPQRMRGRPKKRPNVTSSNSQNINNQNSGVRVGERRKMAKKVFDPSDNNVPSKRKRGRPVGSLNKSTIKKRLMIASHQKNEKEGTPLSESQHSLDGSGEDMESEEPISHEASGGVCSVCHIQKPRGSNDRIVECRDCNNKAHLSCLQTGSGILKPRPDNTWQCPHCKTCVVCYETNDAGILTVCNICSDAYHALCHTPRIPERLKAWDQWECNNCLESHPTIVGSPAIILSNIDYNSESSTVDPFLKPHELDRAPTKLAEDVPFDPSIPDISNWTTEDVYSYFMEHLPEAAPILKEQEFDGQAICTARRADIVRGLGLPLGPALALYRIVVKLQTRKDDWTMCWG from the exons ATGTCAGagataaagtataaaaatcaaattttggCAGCAATAGATCACTTACGTTCGCGAAAGTCTCGCCCAGATATAAACAGAATTTGCAAGTTTATGCTAAAGTGTTATAAAGTTGCACCTAAAGATACAAAAGCTGACCTTAAACGTTGTTTAAAGGAAAGAAGCATATTTAAAGTCGATTATAAAGATAATGTAAGCTATAGAAACGCAGCTAAGTGGCGAAAGAAATCAACACAAAGTAATA TTATGGCGTCTGAAATtgatgaaagaaaaattatttcgtcTGCAATCGCGACATTAATATACCGAGATCAAAGTTATTTGGAAAATGGGATTGCTTTTGATGATCTTATACGGGAAGCGGCATTTCTATCGAGATATACGAAAAAGCAACTTGAAACAATTGTCAACAAGGAACTATCTTCTGGCAGCCTAGTCAAGCTACCTAATGGTACATTAGCTTTGGGCCCTGCTGGAGATCCTGATGGAGATAGTTCTGACAGTTTTAAATTTGAGTATAATGATTCAAATACAAag ATGACATCATCAGCTAATTCATCATGTAGATCATCTCCACAAAGAATGAGAGGCAGACCGAAAAAACGACCTAATGTCACTTCGAGTAAtagtcaaaatataaataatcaaaattctGGTGTAAGAGTTGGTGAAAGACGTAAAATGGCAAAGAAGGTGTTCGACCCATCAGACAATAATGTACCCAGCAAACGCAAGAGAGGAAGACCTGTAGGATCTCTTAATAAGAGCACTATAAAGAAAAGATTAATGATAGCTAGTCAtcagaaaaatgaaaaagaggGAACACCTTTATCAGAAAGCCAACACTCTTTAGATGGAAGCGGAGAAGACATGGAATCAGAAGAGCCAATCTCTCATGAAGCGTCAGGAGGTGTTTGCTCTGTGTGCCACATCCAAAAACCTCGAGGTTCTAATGACAGGATTGTGGAGTGTCGCGATTGTAACAATAAAGCACACTTGAGTTGTCTTCAGACAGGCTCGGGTATTTTAAAACCAAGACCCGATAACACTTGGCAATGTCCACATTGTAAAACATGTGTTGTGTGCTATGAAACTAATGATGCT GGTATCTTGACAGTTTGCAATATTTGCTCAGATGCCTACCATGCTTTATGTCATACACCTCGCATACCGGAAAGACTGAAAGCATGGGATCAATGGGAATGTAACAACTGCTTAGAATCTCATCCGACCATAGTTGGCTCCCCCGCAATTATACTTTCCAATATTGATTACAATTCAGAATCATCTACAGTGGATCCATTTTTAAAACCACATGAACTAGATAGAGCACCTACAAAATTAGCAGAAGATGTACCATTTGACCCAAGTATACCTGATATAAGTAATTGGACAACAGAAGATGTATACAGTTACTTTATGGAACATTTGCCTGAAGCGGCACCGATTCTGAAAGAACAG GAATTTGATGGACAAGCAATATGTACAGCAAGGAGGGCTGATATTGTGAGGGGTTTAGGTCTACCACTGGGTCCTGCTCTTGCATTATATAGAATAGTAGTGAAACTACAAACAAGGAAAGACGATTGGACTATGTGCTGGggttaa